In one window of Rhodopseudomonas palustris HaA2 DNA:
- the ppsR gene encoding transcriptional regulator PpsR yields the protein MQVFKSPKESLGDLGAQSAAKLIAAATDVALVVDSQGVIRDVAFNKDELALELDGQGRWLESRLVDIVTSDTQPKIRELLLDATVRDAPTWRQVNHPSPGGDDVPVLYSAINYGPDDRLLVVGRDLRQLAMMQQRLINAQQSMERDYIRLRHAETRYRLLFQVSSEAVMIVDASSELIVDANPATLALFDMTAAQTLNSAVIGHFGSADQQVVMKLFGEVRTTGRDGRAKVRLASSGRECELSASLFRQENASLFLVRLTSQSAVPESGAAKNASLLLKYFEAGADALVITQFDGRVIRANLAFLEMAQLGSAEQARGQLLDRWLGRTGVDLSVALANLRQSGAIKLFATVLRGEYGAAAEVEVSAVALNDIEDKPCFGFAIRNVEKRLPASPSSKRELPRSVAQLTELIGRVPLRDLVRETTDVIEKLSIEAALELTGDNRASAADMLGLSRQSLYVKLRRYGLAEHAPEGEAADE from the coding sequence GTGCAAGTGTTCAAATCTCCGAAGGAGTCGCTGGGGGATCTCGGTGCCCAGTCTGCCGCCAAGCTGATCGCCGCTGCGACCGATGTCGCGCTGGTCGTCGATTCGCAGGGCGTGATCCGGGACGTGGCGTTCAACAAGGACGAACTGGCTCTCGAACTGGACGGCCAGGGCCGTTGGCTCGAGTCCCGGCTGGTCGACATCGTGACCTCCGACACTCAGCCGAAAATTCGCGAGCTGTTGCTCGACGCGACCGTGCGTGACGCGCCGACCTGGCGTCAGGTCAACCATCCCTCGCCGGGCGGCGACGACGTGCCGGTGCTGTACTCGGCCATCAATTACGGGCCCGACGATCGCCTGCTGGTGGTCGGCCGTGATCTGCGTCAACTCGCGATGATGCAACAGCGTCTAATCAACGCCCAGCAGTCGATGGAGCGAGACTACATCCGGCTGCGGCACGCCGAAACGCGGTACCGGCTGCTGTTTCAGGTCTCGTCGGAAGCCGTCATGATCGTCGACGCGAGCAGCGAATTGATCGTGGATGCCAACCCGGCGACGCTGGCGCTGTTCGACATGACTGCAGCGCAGACATTGAATTCGGCGGTCATCGGCCATTTCGGCAGCGCCGACCAGCAGGTCGTGATGAAATTGTTCGGCGAGGTCCGCACCACCGGCCGGGACGGCCGCGCCAAAGTGCGACTCGCCAGCAGCGGCCGCGAGTGCGAATTGTCGGCGTCCTTGTTCAGGCAAGAGAACGCCTCGCTGTTCCTGGTCCGCCTGACATCGCAATCGGCCGTGCCGGAAAGCGGCGCCGCGAAGAATGCGTCGTTGCTGCTGAAGTACTTCGAGGCCGGCGCCGACGCGCTGGTCATCACCCAGTTCGACGGACGCGTCATTCGGGCCAATCTCGCCTTTCTGGAAATGGCGCAACTCGGCAGCGCCGAGCAGGCGCGCGGCCAATTGCTCGACCGTTGGCTCGGCCGGACCGGCGTCGATCTCAGCGTCGCGCTGGCCAATTTGCGGCAGAGCGGCGCCATCAAACTGTTCGCAACCGTGCTGCGCGGCGAGTACGGCGCTGCCGCCGAAGTCGAGGTCTCGGCGGTCGCGCTGAACGACATCGAGGACAAGCCGTGCTTCGGCTTCGCGATCCGCAACGTCGAGAAGCGGTTGCCCGCGTCGCCGAGTTCGAAGCGGGAACTGCCGCGCTCGGTGGCCCAACTCACCGAACTGATCGGCCGGGTGCCGCTGCGCGACCTCGTGCGCGAAACCACCGATGTGATCGAAAAGCTGTCGATCGAGGCGGCGCTGGAGCTGACCGGCGACAACCGGGCGTCGGCGGCCGACATGCTGGGTCTCAGCCGTCAAAGCCTGTATGTGAAATTGCGTCGCTACGGCCTCGCGGAACACGCGCCGGAGGGAGAGGCTGCAGATGAATAA
- the chlG gene encoding chlorophyll synthase ChlG, translated as MSNAMITRPAPSAVLEVLHPITWFPPMWAFACGVVSSGVPISARWPEVIAGIVLCGPLLVASSQVVNDWFDRDVDAINEPNRPIPSGRIPGRWGLYLSYLWTGASLLLASQLGVWVFGAAALGLVLAWMYSMPPFRLKQNGWLGNGACAITYEGFAWFTGAAVMLGGLPPWWIVTLALLYSAGAHGIMTLNDFKSIEGDIKTGVGSLPVKLGVDNAARVACAVMAIPQVIVIALLLGWDRPIQAAIVGLVLAVQLGLMVRFLRAPVERATWFSGLGVALYVMGMMASAVAVSPFGPSA; from the coding sequence ATGAGTAACGCCATGATCACGCGTCCGGCGCCATCGGCGGTGCTCGAGGTGCTTCACCCCATCACCTGGTTTCCGCCGATGTGGGCGTTCGCCTGCGGCGTGGTGTCGTCGGGCGTGCCGATCTCCGCCCGATGGCCGGAAGTGATCGCCGGCATCGTGCTGTGCGGGCCGCTCCTGGTCGCCAGCAGCCAAGTGGTCAACGACTGGTTCGACCGCGACGTCGACGCCATCAACGAACCCAACCGGCCGATCCCGTCGGGGCGGATCCCGGGACGCTGGGGGCTGTATCTGTCCTATCTCTGGACCGGCGCATCGCTGCTGCTCGCGAGCCAGCTCGGAGTCTGGGTGTTCGGCGCCGCCGCGCTCGGGCTGGTGCTGGCCTGGATGTATTCGATGCCGCCGTTCCGGCTGAAGCAGAATGGCTGGCTCGGCAACGGCGCCTGCGCCATCACCTATGAAGGCTTCGCCTGGTTCACCGGCGCCGCGGTGATGCTCGGCGGGCTGCCGCCGTGGTGGATCGTGACTTTGGCTCTGCTCTACAGCGCCGGCGCGCACGGCATCATGACGCTCAACGACTTCAAGTCGATCGAGGGCGATATCAAGACCGGGGTCGGCTCGCTGCCGGTCAAGCTCGGGGTCGACAACGCGGCCCGCGTCGCCTGCGCCGTGATGGCGATCCCGCAGGTGATCGTCATCGCGCTGCTGCTGGGGTGGGACCGCCCGATTCAGGCCGCCATCGTCGGCCTGGTGCTGGCGGTGCAACTCGGCCTGATGGTGCGGTTTCTCCGCGCGCCGGTCGAGCGCGCCACCTGGTTCAGCGGCCTCGGTGTCGCGCTCTATGTCATGGGCATGATGGCGAGTGCGGTCGCGGTCTCGCCGTTCGGACCGTCCGCATGA
- a CDS encoding BCD family MFS transporter yields the protein MMRPLSWLGIVRMGLVQTGLGAIVVLTTSTLNRVMVVELALPAMLPGALVAIHYALQVFRPAWGHGSDRGARRTPWIIGGMAVLALGGFLAAVATAWMSTQPLFGVALAIVAFCLIGGGVGAAGTSLLVLLAKRTDERRRAAAATIVWVMMIAGFIVTTGFAGHLLDPFSPARLVAVSGGVSVIAMLLTFVGVWGIEGKAATAEVVAKQAADKGSFRAAFKEVWAEPQARRFAIFVFVSMLAYSAQDLILEPFAGAVFGFTPGETTKLSSVQHGGTLIGMALVPLIGALFPRSRGNLQIWTVGGCIASAIALLGLSTAAMVGPSWPLRETVFLLGITNGAYAVAAIGSMMELVTAGGEKREGVRMGLWGAAQAIAFGIGGFVGTLASDVARFILSSPALSYASVFAAEAGLFIASAAMAVWVHRAQVRSARNQSQVVGLSNAAVAGG from the coding sequence ATGATGCGACCATTGTCTTGGCTTGGCATTGTCCGAATGGGTCTGGTGCAAACCGGCCTTGGCGCCATCGTCGTGCTCACCACCTCGACCTTGAACCGCGTGATGGTGGTGGAACTGGCACTTCCGGCGATGCTGCCGGGCGCGCTGGTCGCGATCCACTATGCGCTGCAGGTGTTCCGCCCGGCCTGGGGCCACGGCTCCGACCGCGGCGCGCGGCGGACGCCATGGATCATCGGCGGCATGGCCGTGCTCGCGCTCGGCGGCTTCCTCGCTGCAGTCGCGACGGCATGGATGAGCACGCAGCCGCTGTTCGGCGTGGCTCTCGCCATCGTCGCGTTTTGTCTGATCGGCGGTGGCGTCGGCGCGGCCGGAACATCGCTGTTGGTGCTGCTCGCCAAGCGCACCGACGAACGCCGACGCGCGGCGGCGGCGACCATAGTGTGGGTGATGATGATCGCAGGATTTATCGTCACCACCGGCTTCGCCGGCCATCTGCTCGATCCGTTCTCGCCGGCGCGGCTGGTCGCGGTGTCGGGCGGGGTCTCGGTGATCGCGATGCTGCTCACTTTCGTCGGCGTCTGGGGCATCGAAGGCAAAGCGGCCACCGCCGAGGTGGTGGCAAAGCAAGCGGCCGACAAGGGCTCGTTCCGCGCCGCCTTCAAGGAAGTCTGGGCCGAGCCGCAGGCGCGCCGGTTCGCGATCTTCGTATTCGTGTCGATGCTCGCCTACAGCGCTCAGGACCTGATCCTGGAGCCGTTCGCCGGTGCAGTGTTCGGTTTCACGCCGGGCGAGACCACCAAATTGTCGAGCGTGCAGCATGGCGGCACGCTGATCGGCATGGCGCTCGTGCCGCTGATCGGCGCGCTGTTTCCTCGATCGCGCGGCAATTTGCAGATCTGGACCGTCGGCGGCTGCATCGCCTCGGCGATCGCCTTGCTGGGCCTGTCGACGGCTGCGATGGTCGGGCCGTCCTGGCCGCTGCGGGAAACCGTGTTTCTGCTCGGCATCACCAACGGCGCCTATGCGGTCGCGGCGATCGGCTCGATGATGGAACTGGTCACCGCCGGCGGCGAAAAGCGCGAAGGCGTCCGCATGGGGTTGTGGGGCGCGGCGCAGGCGATCGCCTTCGGCATCGGCGGCTTCGTCGGGACTCTGGCCAGCGACGTCGCGCGCTTCATCCTGTCGTCGCCGGCGCTGTCCTATGCGTCGGTGTTCGCCGCTGAGGCGGGACTGTTCATTGCCTCCGCCGCGATGGCCGTCTGGGTGCATCGCGCCCAGGTCCGTTCTGCCCGAAATCAGAGTCAAGTCGTCGGTCTGTCCAACGCCGCGGTTGCGGGAGGGTGA
- the pufL gene encoding photosynthetic reaction center subunit L, with product MAMLSFEKKYRVRGGTLIGGDLFDFWVGPFYVGFFGVATVFCALMGTALIIWNTALGPTWVLWQISVNPPDAKYGLGFAPLAEGGIWQWVSIFATGAFVSWALREVEICRKLGIGYHVPFAFSFAIFAYVTLVVIRPVLMGSWSYGFPYGIFTHLDWVSNTGYAYGQFHYNPAHMIAITFFFTTCLALALHGGLVLSALNPDRGEPVKSPEHENTIFRDLVGYSIGTIGIHRLGLFLALAAVFFSAVCMIISGPVLAEGGSWPDWWNWWRTLPIWNS from the coding sequence ATGGCAATGCTCAGTTTTGAGAAAAAATACCGCGTTCGTGGCGGAACGCTAATCGGAGGCGACCTATTCGATTTCTGGGTCGGTCCGTTCTATGTCGGGTTTTTCGGCGTCGCGACGGTGTTCTGCGCCCTGATGGGGACTGCGCTGATCATCTGGAATACCGCGCTCGGCCCGACCTGGGTTCTTTGGCAGATCAGCGTCAACCCGCCGGATGCCAAATACGGCCTGGGTTTCGCTCCGCTCGCCGAAGGCGGCATCTGGCAGTGGGTCTCGATCTTCGCGACCGGCGCGTTCGTTTCGTGGGCGCTTCGTGAAGTCGAAATCTGCCGCAAGCTCGGCATCGGCTATCACGTGCCGTTCGCCTTCAGCTTCGCGATTTTCGCTTACGTTACGCTGGTTGTGATTCGTCCGGTTCTGATGGGCTCCTGGAGCTACGGCTTCCCCTACGGCATCTTCACGCATCTCGATTGGGTGTCGAACACGGGCTATGCCTACGGCCAGTTCCACTACAATCCCGCGCACATGATCGCGATCACCTTCTTCTTCACGACATGTCTGGCGCTAGCGCTGCATGGCGGCCTCGTTCTGTCGGCCCTGAATCCGGACCGTGGCGAGCCCGTCAAGTCGCCCGAGCACGAGAACACCATCTTCCGCGACCTCGTCGGCTATTCGATCGGCACTATCGGCATTCACCGCCTGGGCCTGTTTCTGGCGCTCGCGGCCGTTTTCTTCAGCGCGGTCTGCATGATCATCAGCGGTCCGGTGCTCGCCGAAGGTGGTTCGTGGCCGGATTGGTGGAATTGGTGGCGCACCCTGCCGATCTGGAACTCGTAA
- the pufM gene encoding photosynthetic reaction center subunit M — protein sequence MAQYQNIFTQVQVEGPAYAGVPLRPGSSPRETKTTFSYWLGKLGDAQVGPIYLGFTGICSVLCGFVAIEIIGLNMLAAVDWSPIEFLRQFCWLALEPPKPEYGLSIPPLKEGGWWLMAGFFLTVSIVLWWVRTYRRARALGMGTHVSWAFASAILLYLAIGFIQPLLMGTWSEAPPFGIFPHLDWTNNFSIKYGNLYYNPFHCLSIAFLYGSALLFAMHGATILAVSRYGGEREIEQMLDRGTALERAALFWRWTMGFNATAESIHRWAWWFAVLTPLTGAIGIILTGPVVDNWFDWGVKHGLAPPR from the coding sequence ATGGCCCAATATCAGAACATCTTCACGCAGGTCCAGGTTGAAGGACCTGCCTATGCGGGGGTGCCGCTACGACCCGGCAGTTCCCCCCGCGAGACCAAGACCACCTTCAGCTACTGGCTCGGAAAGCTCGGCGATGCGCAGGTGGGTCCGATCTATCTCGGCTTCACCGGGATCTGTTCGGTGCTGTGCGGCTTCGTCGCGATCGAGATCATCGGCCTCAACATGTTGGCGGCGGTGGACTGGAGTCCGATCGAATTCCTGCGCCAGTTCTGCTGGCTCGCGCTCGAGCCGCCGAAGCCGGAATACGGTCTGTCGATCCCGCCGCTCAAGGAAGGCGGCTGGTGGCTGATGGCCGGCTTCTTCCTGACGGTGTCCATCGTGCTGTGGTGGGTCCGCACCTATCGCCGCGCGCGGGCGCTCGGCATGGGGACCCACGTGTCGTGGGCGTTCGCTTCGGCGATCCTGTTGTACCTCGCCATCGGCTTCATTCAGCCGCTGCTGATGGGCACCTGGAGCGAAGCTCCGCCGTTCGGCATCTTCCCGCACCTCGACTGGACCAACAACTTCTCGATCAAGTACGGCAATCTCTACTACAACCCCTTCCACTGTCTCTCGATCGCCTTCCTGTATGGCTCGGCCCTGCTGTTCGCCATGCACGGTGCGACCATTCTGGCCGTGAGCCGCTACGGCGGCGAGCGCGAAATCGAGCAGATGCTGGACCGCGGTACCGCACTTGAACGCGCTGCTCTGTTCTGGCGCTGGACGATGGGCTTCAACGCCACCGCGGAATCGATCCATCGCTGGGCCTGGTGGTTCGCCGTTCTCACGCCGCTGACCGGCGCGATCGGCATCATCCTCACCGGTCCGGTGGTCGACAACTGGTTCGACTGGGGTGTGAAGCACGGTCTCGCTCCGCCGCGCTGA